The nucleotide window CTCCATCTCTACCACCActgcctcctcctcttcttcctcctcctcctcctcctcctctccctcctcgcCTGCCACCTGCTCCGGCTGTTTTCGAGGACGCTGCATACATGCCATAACTGCGGCCCAAGCCCACTGCGCCGTCTCCACTATACTATCCAACAGCCCGCGGCAGGTGCGGCGGTCAGGGTTGCGCCGGTACCACCTGAATATGGAGGCCGCGATTATGAAGAGCAGTAAGATAAGCAGCAGGATCACCACTGTTTTAGAGCTGGAGCTAGTTGGCACAACCTGCTGGTTGGCCTGCTGAGTGGTGAACCTTGTTGTGGTCTGGGGTATTGTATGAATGCGTTTAGGCTCTTGGTGActttttgttacattttttgAGGTATGAGATATGGTactggctgtggtgatggtAAGAGTAGATGTCTTCTCAGTTGCATTTGTGCTGACCAGATTTGAAATGAGGTTTTTGGACGTCATTGTAAGTATACTGCTTGTAGTCGTGCCTGTTGTGTTTTGTCCAGCCCCCGTAACAAAAGCAGTGGAAAGGTACAAACAGAGCGTGCTCAGATACAGGGGTAGCAGTGGTCTCATAATGCCTGAGAAGGGAAGAAAAGAAGGCCAGAAGAGTGCCAGTCATTAATGTCATTTAATCAACCTTTTTAGCACTAAGCCACATTTTGTAGACTGTTAGAAAGGTAGAAATGGCTGTTGGTGAGGTACAGCACCAGCGCAGAATGTGTGCACAGCAACAAAGGGACTTATGCAGCTTTAAAAGTCAAAGAGCAGCAAACATCAACGGTTAGCATGTGCTGCGACCAACAGAGAGATGTAACTAACGAAGGTGTTGCATCTCTTTGATCCTTTTGTGTtgccagcagcagcaacaggaaACCACCTCCTTTGCAGCAACTGCGTTTCAATACACAGAAAAACAGGTCAGGGCCCAGATCACACCCCTGTAGTACGCCAAATTTAAAATTCTAATCTGAAATCACTGTGTTGTACTTGGGGTATTAATATACTTAAGCCATGTATTTATGCTTCAAGCTATTCAGGCTATTTGTGCTTCTTTTCTACATCGTTCTTTTCACCATACACACAGGATGTGGCTGGGCTCTGCAGAGGAAGCTAGCTATATGTTCGGCCACCCTGTGCAGATGGTTGCAGACTGCCCTGCAGAGAGCAGCCCCCACTTTTGGCGGGCAATCTAACAGGCGAGACCACAAGGAACAAGAGAAATCTTAATAGGTCCTGTTTCCCGCCTGTAGGCGTTGCAAAGCATTGTTGTTCTTAGCTGAACGTCACCACAGCTCTGCAGAAGTGTTAAGCGAGGCTAAAACTACAAAGAAATTCTCTTCACTACACAAGGAATTTTGCCAGCGTTAAATCAGGTTGATTTAGGGTTTACGGTGTGATTTAACTCACAGGCAACAGAAAATACAGATATGTTTTGTTAAGTATGTACACACAACACTTAATGGCAGCAAATTCTACATAACAGCGTAGATGGTGCCTTTATATTTGCAAATTAGGTTTTGTCTATTTCTTAATGCTCTCAACATTAAACCACCAGTCCGATATAAAGCCTCAAATTTgaatttaaaaagcagtcaTCATTACTCATCATTTTAAGTGAAGTTAAA belongs to Salminus brasiliensis chromosome 24, fSalBra1.hap2, whole genome shotgun sequence and includes:
- the LOC140547145 gene encoding uncharacterized protein, translated to MRPLLPLYLSTLCLYLSTAFVTGAGQNTTGTTTSSILTMTSKNLISNLVSTNATEKTSTLTITTASTISHTSKNVTKSHQEPKRIHTIPQTTTRFTTQQANQQVVPTSSSSKTVVILLLILLLFIIAASIFRWYRRNPDRRTCRGLLDSIVETAQWAWAAVMACMQRPRKQPEQVAGEEGEEEEEEEEEEEEAVVVEMEMQEGVGGEKAERDTKAEGGRKDEDDSSTDSDDSLEDYSLVEDANLAVEEKQKEGEGEAKASTKEDMEEMTSVKLDEEEEQEERAEPGEGDDLTPL